A genomic region of Aspergillus oryzae RIB40 DNA, chromosome 1 contains the following coding sequences:
- the yth1 gene encoding cleavage polyadenylation factor RNA-binding subunit YTH1 (polyadenylation factor I complex, subunit, Yth1 (CPSF subunit)), producing MSAEVSHAASQILASGSERDPSYNDFSFIPFLRNSFGFGLACDVPVCKAYSEGHCPLGPACPDRHPTPSRVTTSTTTASGLAPSTTHGSLVCKHFLKGLCKKGLKCEYLHEYNLRRMPECQSFSRSGYCPNGDDCLYQHVREQARLPPCEHYDRGFCPLGPLCAKRHVRRRLCQYYLAGFCPEGKGCADAHARWIENLPKPSIRVEKTEEELERERILIREEQEREKEREREWRSERGRGGGFMRGRFRGRGRGL from the coding sequence ATGTCCGCAGAAGTTAGTCACGCTGCATCACAAATCCTAGCTTCCGGCAGCGAGCGCGACCCAAGCTATAACgatttctccttcatcccCTTCCTACGCAATAGCTTCGGCTTCGGACTCGCCTGCGATGTACCCGTCTGCAAGGCGTACAGTGAAGGCCATTGTCCCTTAGGGCCTGCTTGCCCCGATCGACATCCGACACCATCCCGAGTGACGACGTCCACGACTACCGCTTCCGGACTGGCACCGTCCACGACGCACGGGTCACTCGTCTGCAAGCACTTCCTCAAGGGGCTGTGCAAAAAAGGCCTCAAATGTGAATATCTCCATGAATACAACCTTCGCCGGATGCCAGAGTGCCAGTCCTTTTCGCGGTCAGGCTACTGTCCGAATGGTGATGACTGTCTTTATCAGCACGTGCGGGAGCAGGCTCGATTACCGCCATGCGAGCACTACGATCGAGGCTTTTGCCCATTGGGGCCGCTCTGTGCCAAACGTCATGTGCGCCGACGGCTGTGTCAGTACTACCTGGCAGGGTTCTGTCCAGAGGGTAAAGGTTGCGCGGACGCTCATGCCCGGTGGATCGAGAACCTCCCTAAGCCGTCAATCAGGGTGGAGAagacagaggaggaattggagcGAGAGAGGATATTAATCAGGGAGGAgcaggaaagagaaaaggaacgaGAACGTG
- a CDS encoding glycoside hydrolase family 18 protein (chitinase), translating to MPVDGTQGCIRAFTQLKPQYPKMKIILSVGGGGKGSENFALVARSQSRTETFVRTARALVDQFGLDGLDIDWEHPADPQQGMDYVRLLAKLREALPLPRFVLATCLPAGQWALRNIDLSKASLYLDLINLMTYDFAGPWTNESGHHAQLYSPSRNPGAVSCQSSVQYVISQGVDPKKILLGVPAYGRSFLGSEKPGQRYAGTGGEDGVFDYSDLPRPGAKEHHDDKLGAAYCSGGDGGFVTYDTPRTVQQKARFATKTKLGGLFYWHIGGDARGPRSLIETGYNTLHEM from the exons ATGCCCGTGGACGGCACGCAGGGCTGTATCCGGGCCTTCACGCAGCTGAAACCGCAGTACCCCAAGATGAAAATCATTCTCTCCGTCGGTGGAGGCGGCAAGGGAAGCGAGAACTTCGCCCTCGTGGCGCGGAGTCAATCGCGTACTGAGACATTTGTCCGCACGGCCAGGGCGCTGGTAGACCAATTCGGCCTGGACGGTCTCGACA TTGACTGGGAACACCCCGCCGACCCACAACAAGGCATGGACTACGTCCGACTACTAGCAAAGCTGCGGGAAGCACTGCCTTTGCCTCGATTCGTATTAGCAACGTGTCTTCCGGCGGGCCAATGGGCTCTGCGGAACATCGACCTCTCCAAGGCATCTTTGTACCTCGACCTGATTAATCTTATGACGTATGATTTTGCCGGGCCTTGGACGAACGAGAGCGGACACCATGCGCAATTGTACAGTCCCTCCCGGAATCCGGGTGCTGTCTCTTGCCAATCTAGCGTGCAGTATGTGATCTCGCAGGGTGTCGATCCGAAGAAAATCCTACTCGGTGTCCCTGCCTACGGCCGGTCATTTTTGGGTAGCGAGAAGCCCGGTCAGCGGTATGCTGGTACGGGTGGCGAGGATGGCGTGTTCGATTACAGTGATTTGCCCCGTCCTGGCGCTAAGGAGCATCATGATGATAAGCTTGGCGCGGCGTACTGCTCTGGTGGTGATGGCGGGTTCGTAACCTATGACACGCCGCGGACGGTGCAGCAGAAGGCTAGATTTGCGACCAAGACGAAGTTGGGAGGATTGTTCTATTGGCATATTGGAGGAGATGCACGCGGTCCGCGGAGTTTGATCGAGACCGGGTATAACACGCTACATGAGATGTAG